The nucleotide window ATGTTTGTAACAGTTAAAAATTGTTCCTTGCTTGAGTTGAGTCCAGGCACTAACTGTGATTTACGCGCGCCAATAAGGAGAATTGAACGGTGAAGTGCGTCGTTTTAAACGGACGAATTATCGTAAAAATTGTCGCTATAAACGGTTTGTCGCTCAAACCGGAGTCGCACTAAACGGTTACATTTTCTTAGTATCTAACTATTAAacctaacttgagtaaataacaACTACGCTAAAAACGGTTAGTCGTTATAAGCGACGTCGTTATAAATGAATTCTactgtattataatattttcatttttaagtattataatatacatatctatttatTTAGCTTTGCATAAATATGTTTTCTGTTCCTTGTTAATCAGCATAATCTTAATTACGTTAATTTTGTTTCCAAATTTGATGCTACCGCTAAAACTCACCACAGTCCATTAATTTTTCGGCAATTGGAAACTTTCTATCCATACGATTTTTCTCAGCCATACAATCACGTATGTATTCGTTTGCCTTATCGTTCAATTGACCACCTTCGCCACCGCCTCCCATCATACCCATTCCAACACCGACaacaccgccaccaccaccaccgctgcCAACAACTCCGCCTACATGGTGGTGTAGATCATGATTTGAGCTATCACCATTATGTGGATCTACTCCCGGTACACAACCGCTTTTACGTTGCTTGCCatagtcatcatcatcattgtaGTTTGCGTAGTCACCGTTGCCGTCGTAGACGTCAGTCATCTTGCaaccgcacaacaacaaatgtttgcGCTGCACACACAACAACGTGTGAAGAGCAGCCCCCAAAAGCAGTTATCAATTCACAAAACGTTAATAAACGGAACAGCAACTACGACACAATCAGCCAAGTGAAGGGGAAACCTAATACGAAAGTAAATCTGGAATATGCACAAAAaacgtgtatatacatatttattaagttgCAATTATTTAGTGTCCTCTctgcatatagtatatgtatgtgtatatgtgttaaAATTCACgaaacaacaaagaaaaatgtTGCGATTCccatttatgttactatttccGGTGTTTTTTTTACATTCACGCACATAGTTTAATTAAGAGTTGAATTATTTCAAAccgtttattaatatttaatcttctgtattttttttcacaaaatgactATCACTTTCACCTTCggtatatagaaaaaattaagttgCATTTTACACTAGCCTATCAATCTTTCTGCCATGCATGCAATTGCCGACAAGCGTTGCAAATAACCGGACCGTTAaatcgatttaaaatttttttaaatgaatacaaatttaggaagaataaaatttaattatgtatatattttaataatacatacTTTTATTTGTCTTAAAAAgatgtgtatttttgttttaattatcacTACAAATTTAACACATACAACTTTTTTAACAAGTGTTGAGAATACCAAGTAACCGTTTCGTCAGCACTTTCGCACAACACTAgcattcacaaatatttttctatgcaTGCAATTGCAGACATCAGCAAGATGCAATGCAATTTCCCCCTCCAACTATtattcacattttattattttatgcaattaCTGCTGCACTTCGATATTATATTGAAAGCGCACATAATATAAACGCATTCCTGCAATGTTTATTacctttaacaaaaaataataacttttaattGTCGGAAAATGCAACGTCCGACGACTTTCTCGATTCCGATTCACCGCTTCGATTTTTCCAACAATCAACCAACAATGAGCAAACTGATGAATGTATTCAAAATTCGCAAGAAGGACTACTAATATTGGTGACTTTTTTGCAGAACACCAATCAACGCCATTGTGAATGAtataaaaactttacacacgTTCACAATCGTcgtttgataaattttaaacatatacaattattaaaatgtttaattttattagaaattatttCGTGAATTTATTCAACCAACTCAATCTTTCACTACGTAAAATTcagttatttaaaaagtaaacaaagttTGATAAACCCTTGGCAGTGACATTTTGGAAATcaactgaaatattttgaattgtttattgtatattaaattgcaatacatattttcttcaaatcttgattgacaaaataattttcgattgaaaaacaaaaaaaaatttatttttttttatgtttcattcaattactattgtgaatgaataCAGGACAATGCTAGTTGTCCTCCCGTtgaagattaaaaaataaaattttgccagtacataaatattttaatgatatgGTAGCTCttggaatattttatttactaacaaTCAGCTGATAAATCATTAAGAATTTTGCGCGGGTTCATAAAAATGGCTAGCGAGGAATTATTTAGCGCAGAATTGACTGAAGATATCCTTAACAAAGAAGATGATAAAGAGGAGCAATTGGACAATGTGGAAGAAGAATCCGAAACGATGGCTGATGTTAAAGAAACCGAAAATGCTGAAATAGCAGAAGCGGCTAACGGCGGTAACAAATACATTATTACTTTTTGCGCAAATTTCCGATatgtctaaatatatgtatgtttttttttatgattcaGAAAAGGTGCATTCAACAAGTGAAAATGGTGGGCCAGAAGCACGCCTATTCCAGTTGCCACTAACACGTatcagaaatttaatgaaattagacCCAGACATGAATATTGCTTCAACCGAAGCAGTTTTTGTGGTCACGCGTTCAACTGAACTCTTTATAGAATCATTGGCGCGAGAAGCTTTCTCCTACACAACGCAATCGAAGAAAAAAACAGTACAGAAACGTGATGTAGATCTGGCCATTTCATCAGTAGATAGCCTCATGTTCTTAGACGGCGCAATGAATTTCTAGCAATTAGTGCGTACCATAGAAGtggtgttatatatattttttctaaaattaattaaccTTAAGTTTTgcgtataataataattttaatgaaatgaatatgaatTGTTGCGTTTACATTTGGTTAATGTCGTATAGCAAGTATACTGTTCAACAGACCGATAtcattcaagcaaaatataaaattttattcgggaatattattatattttttttatacaaaattcgaCTTACCACAACTTTTgctactttatttaaattaaaaccagcttaattgttttatgtttgttatttatttttagatttttagtgtaattcttaaaataatatgtCTCTTACTATTGTTTAACATTCGAATTTTTAATTGAGTCTGATTTTTATAATGTcttaatgtttctttctgtaccATGTTGTACAATCATTAACACTATTTTCATAGTTCGGATTTAAATTGGCTGCGACAAATACTTACGTTCAAATGATAACACTGCACACACATTCTCAATAGTTTCCTGTATTACTTATtactattatcattattattatttttttttgttttaattaattaataatttccaaagtgcTCGTTGATTTGTATCAATTAAATGGGTTTTACATgtctatattatttgttttattaattttgtggtttgtttgtctcaattaaaattttatactttctGCTTTTGCTATAATaacgtttttattttgtaaaatgtacACTAATgacttttgttttaattaatgtttaaatttGTTCCTTATAtgatttttcattgttgttttgcttaaaaattttgtatacgcGTTACTTGAAATCATTTACGAATAATTATAAGATTTGATATTAACAATTAAATACCATTATactgtttatttgtttactttcaaatatattttctaactctgtacgtttatattttatatatgtatcctttagtttttgttttttcttttctcatgtttatttagatatttgatatttaatagtTTAAACTAAcacatattgttattgttgtttctgttttcttgtttttcttttttttttttgtttgcaacatGGATTGGTAGTCATACTCATTTTGTAGAGTTGTTCTCTTGTTGTGtaaaatgcttttatttacattttaacgCAATTTCGGATATGGTGCCGAACGATAACGTACGCTTTCCCCCCGTGAGCGAGATCCTGCTTCGTAGTGTGAGGAGGAGTGCGAGCCCGATGTTGCAGGTCGGTATGACGATGAAGAACGACCGTTGCTTGGTTTAGCTAATTTGGagagaattttgtgtttttttcgttATATCTATGTGTTTTGAAGCAtttgaaatattgtatttaaaggctgattaaatgaattttttaagctattctgtttatattttttctttttttttacagcaaCTCCCTTTGGTTTCCTtccttaatttcatttattataatttggtaTAGATACAACGAATTTAAATAACTTATGACATTGAAATTCGGAACAAACGGTTTTCATATAAAGTCGTGTTTTAGTTATTTGGTTTTTGCgttactttgtttttttttctctcggTCAATTTATATGGAAAACATGTAAAGAGTTGAAAATATTAGTGATCTTGGTTTGAGTtcttcattatatattttataagaaaataacttttatatattttgtaggtTTTCGTGTTTAAATGCATTTCATTTATAGTTAGTTCCGCATATTACTTTGTCCTGAGTTACTTTAATTGCACTTTATTTAAATTCGTTACTTTTATCGCGTAGTTTGTATTTATAATCTTCATGTTGGTATTATATGATTTAGCTACGGTAGTTTTTGGCATGTAAATTTCGCGTTTAAAATAGTGTTTTAACGTAGATTGCTTGTGACAATCAATCACTTGATTGAACGTGTAATTTTTCAGTTTCATTTAAATAGTTTATGCATGTATTGGGTACGCGACTTACCTGGATATGCAGCTGTGTATGAGGATGAGTGCGGATGATATTCGCGACGATAATCACGCTCATACGAACCACTTTCGTATGGCGCATGATGGGTACTTGAATGTTTTGATGGTGGCGGTGGCGTATAACGATCATATTCACCATGGTGCTCGTACAATTCATGATCACGTGATCTATAAAAATCAatgaattttacaaatttcggCTAAAAGTAATTATTCATACCTGTGTGATTTTACTAGGCCATAACCTGGATCCTCCATAACATAACGTGCCTTCTCTAAAATTGAGTAAACCTTCGGTTTAGATGACTTCTCAAATGCAGGTGGTGGTGGCGTACTGTAATATATGgtaattcaataataaattagtatatttcgatattaaaattttccctGATGGTAAAAATTCATAAACACTCAAATATACATTCAAGTTATGTTCACTGTGCAGCGCACGTATAATCTGTAAGCACCACTAAATCATACATTTctatacacttttataaaaaattcgaaattaaaatttagatttttacaTAAACTCACCGACAGCTATAGACAGCATGCTCACCGTATGATTTCGAGTAAtgagtttttttgtacatacgcTCTTTGCCGTCCATTTCACGCATT belongs to Zeugodacus cucurbitae isolate PBARC_wt_2022May chromosome 6, idZeuCucr1.2, whole genome shotgun sequence and includes:
- the LOC105215963 gene encoding DNA polymerase epsilon subunit 4, producing MASEELFSAELTEDILNKEDDKEEQLDNVEEESETMADVKETENAEIAEAANGEKVHSTSENGGPEARLFQLPLTRIRNLMKLDPDMNIASTEAVFVVTRSTELFIESLAREAFSYTTQSKKKTVQKRDVDLAISSVDSLMFLDGAMNF